Proteins encoded together in one Procambarus clarkii isolate CNS0578487 chromosome 71, FALCON_Pclarkii_2.0, whole genome shotgun sequence window:
- the LOC123745469 gene encoding mucin-1-like — MSFSAPLIPPHARAVIPMHEQSSPCTSSHPHARAVITMHEQSSPCTSSHPHARAVIPMHEQSSPCTSSHHHARAVIPMHEQSSPCTSSHPHARAVIPMHEQSSPCTSSHPHARAVIPMHEQSSPCTSSHHHARAVITMHEQSSPCTSSHPHARAVIPMHEQSSPCTSSHPHARAVIPMHEQSSPCTSSHPHARAVITMHEQSSPCTSSHHHARAVIPMHEQSSPCTSSHPHARAVIPMHEQSSPCTSSHPHARAVIPMHEQSSPCITHPDPLIHLCSGVLPSCLITLWYVGLVLDY, encoded by the coding sequence ATGTCTTTCAGTGCCCCACTTATTCCACCCCATGCACGAGCAGTCATCCCCATGCACGAGCAGTCATCCCCATGCACGAGCAGTCATCCCCATGCACGAGCAGTCATCACCATGCACGAGCAGTCATCCCCATGCACGAGCAGTCATCCCCATGCACGAGCAGTCATCCCCATGCACGAGCAGTCATCCCCATGCACGAGCAGTCATCACCATGCACGAGCAGTCATCCCCATGCACGAGCAGTCATCCCCATGCACGAGCAGTCATCCCCATGCACGAGCAGTCATCCCCATGCACGAGCAGTCATCCCCATGCACGAGCAGTCATCCCCATGCACGAGCAGTCATCCCCATGCACGAGCAGTCATCCCCATGCACGAGCAGTCATCACCATGCACGAGCAGTCATCACCATGCACGAGCAGTCATCACCATGCACGAGCAGTCATCCCCATGCACGAGCAGTCATCCCCATGCACGAGCAGTCATCACCATGCACGAGCAGTCATCCCCATGCACGAGCAGTCATCCCCATGCACGAGCAGTCATCCCCATGCACGAGCAGTCATCCCCATGCACGAGCAGTCATCACCATGCACGAGCAGTCATCCCCATGCACGAGCAGTCATCACCATGCACGAGCAGTCATCCCCATGCACGAGCAGTCATCCCCATGCACGAGCAGTCATCCCCATGCACGAGCAGTCATCCCCATGCACGAGCAGTCATCCCCATGCACGAGCAGTCATCCCCATGCACGAGCAGTCATCCCCATGCACGAGCAGTCATCCCCATGCATAACTCACCCTGACCCTCTCATCCACCTGTGTTCAGGTGTTCTACCATCATGCTTGATTACTTTATGGTATGTAGGGTTAGTGTTAGACTACTAG